A single genomic interval of Vicinamibacteria bacterium harbors:
- a CDS encoding Bax inhibitor-1/YccA family protein yields MRTMNPTLNENVFVKLAPARTAVGGAMSVAGTVNKTAILLMLALLTAGWTWNLYTASGNPAAVSPWLFGGLIGGLVAALVTVFKQAWAPVTAPIYALLEGLVLGGISAIFEASYPGIVVQAIGLTFGTLAALLLAYKAGLIRVTDTFRKGVVAATGGIFLFYMASFVLGFFGISLPLIHSSGTFGILFSLAVVGVAALNLVLDFDLIERGAARGAPKFMEWYAAFGVMVTLVWLYLELLRLLAKLRDRR; encoded by the coding sequence ATGCGAACGATGAATCCCACATTGAACGAGAACGTCTTCGTCAAGCTCGCCCCGGCCCGTACCGCGGTTGGCGGTGCCATGAGCGTCGCTGGAACGGTGAACAAGACGGCCATCTTGCTGATGCTGGCCCTATTGACCGCCGGCTGGACCTGGAACCTGTACACCGCGAGTGGCAACCCCGCGGCCGTGTCTCCGTGGCTCTTCGGGGGACTGATCGGAGGTCTGGTCGCGGCGCTGGTCACGGTATTCAAGCAAGCCTGGGCTCCGGTGACGGCCCCGATCTACGCGCTTCTCGAAGGTCTCGTGCTCGGTGGCATATCGGCCATCTTCGAAGCGAGCTATCCCGGTATCGTCGTCCAAGCCATCGGCCTTACCTTCGGAACGCTTGCCGCTCTCCTGCTTGCCTACAAGGCGGGTCTCATTCGCGTCACCGACACCTTCAGAAAAGGCGTCGTCGCGGCGACCGGTGGAATCTTTCTCTTCTATATGGCTTCCTTCGTGCTGGGGTTCTTCGGGATCAGCCTCCCCCTGATCCACAGCTCCGGGACGTTCGGCATTCTGTTCAGCCTCGCCGTGGTCGGCGTGGCCGCGCTCAATCTCGTTCTCGACTTCGACCTCATCGAGCGGGGCGCCGCTCGCGGCGCGCCGAAATTCATGGAATGGTACGCGGCGTTCGGCGTGATGGTCACTCTGGTATGGCTCTATCTCGAGCTGCTGCGATTGCTGGCCAAGCTCAGGGACCGGCGTTAG
- a CDS encoding D-alanine--D-alanine ligase, whose amino-acid sequence MIRVIGIEMPRTTVAVLYDVWWPHEDHGLPFRADGSELEPPEVHEEVFGALKAVGYRPVYVVLDGATAGLTRLARTPASVFFNLTESYGGDDTKDLHVAAYLELLGKRYTGNGPRALHVGQDKVLAKKLLRFHDIETPDFVAVAPDARIPRIDLPFPLIVKPAREDGSIGIDTGSVVHETRALRTRIRYVQRAFGTALVERYVPGRDIYVGVIGNDPPEPLPLVEVDLSRLPRGVPRIAGTEVKWWKGTELYRSTPAVFPTGLSPRLTRRMQNVAVEAYVALGLRDYGRVDLRLGDDGTIHVLEVNPNPWLSSQCELIMAWTKTGRSYEDLIGHLVELALSRGR is encoded by the coding sequence GTGATAAGAGTGATCGGGATCGAGATGCCGCGCACGACCGTTGCCGTCCTTTACGACGTCTGGTGGCCTCATGAGGATCACGGTCTTCCATTCCGCGCCGACGGCTCGGAGCTCGAGCCGCCGGAAGTGCACGAAGAGGTCTTTGGCGCGTTGAAAGCGGTTGGCTATCGGCCGGTTTACGTCGTTCTCGACGGCGCGACCGCGGGACTCACCCGGCTGGCGCGCACCCCCGCCTCGGTGTTCTTCAATCTCACCGAGTCCTACGGGGGCGACGACACCAAGGACCTGCACGTGGCGGCCTATCTGGAGCTTCTCGGAAAACGCTACACCGGCAACGGACCCCGTGCGCTCCACGTGGGGCAGGACAAGGTCCTGGCCAAGAAGCTGCTCCGTTTCCATGACATCGAGACACCCGATTTTGTCGCCGTCGCCCCCGATGCGAGGATCCCGCGAATCGACCTTCCGTTCCCGCTGATCGTGAAGCCGGCCCGGGAGGACGGATCGATCGGAATCGATACCGGATCCGTGGTCCACGAAACGCGAGCCTTACGCACTCGCATACGATACGTCCAACGCGCTTTCGGGACCGCCCTGGTGGAACGCTACGTCCCCGGACGCGACATCTACGTTGGCGTGATCGGTAACGATCCACCCGAGCCGTTGCCTCTCGTCGAAGTCGACCTCTCGCGCCTGCCCCGAGGCGTTCCCCGGATCGCGGGGACGGAGGTGAAATGGTGGAAGGGGACGGAGCTCTACCGCTCGACGCCCGCGGTATTCCCGACCGGCCTCTCCCCGCGGCTGACGCGGCGCATGCAGAACGTGGCGGTCGAAGCCTACGTCGCTCTCGGTCTTCGCGACTACGGGCGGGTCGATCTCAGGCTCGGCGACGACGGTACGATCCATGTCCTCGAGGTGAATCCCAATCCCTGGCTCTCGTCGCAATGCGAGCTCATCATGGCCTGGACGAAGACGGGCCGCAGCTATGAAGATCTGATCGGTCACCTCGTCGAGCTTGCCTTGTCCCGCGGTCGTTGA